The following proteins are encoded in a genomic region of Coffea eugenioides isolate CCC68of chromosome 6, Ceug_1.0, whole genome shotgun sequence:
- the LOC113775258 gene encoding receptor-like serine/threonine-protein kinase ALE2 isoform X2: MGVVVLQVVFSVLKVTVLAAFLAFQGSSGYSLPPSPSTFPVFSPGGDAIAAPPTPAGLPNGAFVDPPLLLPPLNSASAPQKVKDHIPSLPPSTLVLSPSDSMPIPVIANDTVPPLPPGPEASAPRASPSRISPQSPPTSLPLVPESVPSKPAQSRAPEAPFMATAPASNTHASKRAPQNSLPPGISSSILPVGLSPGKSPGNPLSIPPALPKEPPSTSSEPDTAPASSPVATPPNGTSTQQSPVSTSPAKAPSVHDNMGNSDNAPSPLPSRNAPVVSGSNSPASQPSSFQWHHGKNYKRTPAPSVYMAPPPASAVEDNSSSDPKTDFRFHAPPPLNPVSGSNSPASQPSSFQWHHGKNYKRTPAPSVYMAPPPASAVEAPPDNSSSDPKTDFRFHAPPPLNPGSSTPPSHFPFPTPKSYDSSSPSPHPSSSSQQMPIHSPKMSPTRPMPRMPKMPLQLPFQALPPPPPNGDCTSFTCSEPLTNGAPGSPCVCVLPIQVGLRLSVALYNFFPLVSEFAAEVAAGVFLKPSQVRIMGANAASQDPEKTIVLTDLVPLGETFDNTTAYLTFRRFWLKEVIIQTSLFGDYEVLYVHYPGLPPSPPSASSDIGTIETDPYSSRNNNGAAIKPFGVDVGRQHHRGGLSRSVIAIIVLSTSIVVIFCCAIAWVLVLKHREQLCPPDSTPPATMPSLAKSSGIPASMIGSGPSSAALSYGSSIAAYAGSAKCFSTCDMEKATDNFSETRILGEGGFGRVYSGVLEDGTHVAVKVLKRADQQGGREFLSEIEMLSRLHHRNLVKLIGICTEERTRCLIYELIPNGSVESHLHGNIVFCLYKFQPCFPAIFICFLCLLSGVHQEHAPLDWGARLKIALGAARGLAYLHEDSSPRVIHRDFKSSNILLEHDFTPKVSDFGLARTALDEENKHISTRVMGTFGYVAPEYAMTGHLLVKSDVYSYGVVLLELLTGRKPVDMSQPPGQENLVSWARPVLTSKEGLESIIDPTLGPDFPFDGISKVAAIASMCVQPEVSNRPFMGEVVQALKLICNECDETKEMGSRSCSQEDLSLDMDTGISNTLDSLGVPLHGQSPVSHYGQSPVSHYDCEVDVERGISVSDLLSSSARYAMQDSGPLGRHSGSGPLTLGKARQLWQKMRRLSGGTVSEHGLMFKSWRGSR; encoded by the exons ATGGGAGTGGTGGTGCTGCAAGTTGTGTTCTCGGTGCTGAAGGTCACTGTCTTGGCTGCTTTCTTGGCGTTTCAAGGATCTTCTG GGTATAGCTTGCCTCCATCTCCATCAACATTTCCTGTATTTTCTCCAGGTGGCGATGCAATAGCTGCTCCACCGACCCCAGCAGGTCTCCCTAATG GGGCATTTGTGGACCCTCCACTCTTATTGCCGCCTCTTAATTCTGCGTCCGCACCCCAAAAGGTGAAAGATCATATACCATCTCTTCCACCAAGTACTCTAGTTTTGTCGCCAAGTGATTCAATGCCGATCCCGGTAATTGCTAATGACACCGTCCCTCCATTGCCACCAGGTCCTGAAGCCTCAG CACCACGAGCATCTCCATCAAGAATATCTCCACAAAGTCCACCAACTAGCCTACCACTTGTACCGGAATCCGTTCCTTCAAAACCTGCTCAAAGTAGGGCTCCCGAAGCTCCTTTTATGGCAACTGCCCCAG CATCCAACACACATGCATCAAAGAGAGCACCACAAAATTCACTGCCCCCTGGGATATCATCATCCATTCTTCCTG TTGGACTGTCCCCAGGCAAGTCACCAGGGAACCCATTATCTATTCCACCAGCATTACCCAAAGAACCTCCTTCCACTTCGTCAG AGCCTGATACAGCTCCTGCATCATCTCCTGTTGCCACACCACCAAATGGAACAAGCACCCAGCAGTCGCCTGTGAGCACTTCACCAGCAAAAG CTCCATCTGTTCATGATAATATGGGGAATTCCGATAATGCTCCATCTCCTCTTCCATCCCGCAATGCTCCTGTAGTTTCAGGGTCCAACTCCCCTGCATCTCAACCTTCTTCATTTCAATGGCATCATGGGAAGAATTATAAGAGAACTCCTGCTCCATCAGTATATATGGCTCCTCCTCCTGCTTCGGCTGTAGAAG ATAATTCAAGCTCAGACCCGAAGACTGACTTTAGGTTCCATGCTCCTCCACCCCTAAACCCAG TTTCAGGCTCCAACTCCCCTGCATCTCAACCTTCTTCATTTCAATGGCATCATGGGAAGAATTATAAGAGAACTCCTGCTCCATCAGTATATATGGCTCCTCCTCCTGCTTCGGCTGTAGAAG CTCCTCCAGATAATTCAAGCTCAGACCCGAAGACTGACTTTAGGTTCCATGCTCCTCCACCCCTAAACCCAG GATCCTCAACACCCCCATCTCATTTTCCCTTTCCTACACCAAAAAGCTATGATTCTTCCTCGCCATCACCACATCCTTCATCTTCATCTCAACAAA TGCCAATTCATTCCCCGAAAATGTCTCCCACAAGACCTATGCCAAGGATGCCAAAGATGCCTCTCCAGCTACCTTTTCAAGCATTACCACCTCCACCTCCTAATGGAG ATTGCACATCATTTACGTGCTCAGAGCCATTGACAAATGGTGCTCCTGGATCTCCATGCGTTTGTGTCCTACCTATACAAGTTGGACTCCGCCTAAGTGTTGCATTGTACAATTTCTTCCCTTTAGTTTCAGAGTTCGCAGCAGAAGTAGCTGCTGGAGTGTTTTTGAAGCCAAGTCAAGTTCGGATTATGGGGGCAAACGCTGCCAGCCAGGATCCAGAAAAGACCATTGTCCTCACTGACTTAGTACCCCTGGGAGAAACATTTGATAATACCACAGCTTATCTGACATTTCGAAGATTCTGGCTCAAAGAAGTTATTATACAAACTTCACTCTTTGGAGACTACGAAGTGCTTTATGTACATTATCCAG GTCTTCCACCCTCTCCACCTTCTGCATCTTCTGATATTGGTACTATAGAAACTGACCCTTATTCTAGTCGCAACAACAATGGAGCGGCCATAAAGCCATTTGGGGTTGATGTGGGCAGACAGCATCACAGAGGTGGGCTAAGTCGAAGTGTGATAGCAATTATAGTTTTGTCTACCTCTATAGTTGTAATTTTCTGCTGCGCTATTGCATGGGTATTGGTTTTAAAACACAGAGAGCAGCTCTGCCCTCCAGACTCTACTCCACCAGCTACTATGCCTTCCCTTGCAAAATCATCAG GGATTCCTGCCTCTATGATTGGAAGTGGGCCAAGTTCTGCTGCGTTATCTTATGGTTCTAGCATTGCAGCATATGCTGGTTCTGCAAAATGTTTTAGTACATGTGATATGGAGAAAGCCACAGATAACTTCAGTGAAACAAGAATACTTGGTGAAGGCGGCTTTGGTCGTGTTTATAGTGGCGTGCTTGAAGATGGGACTCATGTGGCTGTAAAAGTTCTAAAGCGAGCTGACCAGCAGGGAGGTCGTGAGTTCTTGTCGGAAATAGAGATGCTTAGTCGCCTTCATCACCGAAACTTGGTCAAGTTGATTGGTATATGTACAGAGGAGCGAACTCGCTGCTTAATCTATGAACTCATACCAAATGGCAGTGTGGAATCTCATCTGCACGGTAATATTGTCTTCTGTTTATATAAGTTCCAACCTTGTTTCCCGGCTATATTTATATGCTTTCTTTGCTTGCTCTCAGGAGTTCACCAGGAACATGCTCCTCTTGATTGGGGTGCTCGGCTTAAGATAGCTCTTGGTGCTGCTCGTGGTCTGGCCTATCTGCATGAAGATTCGAGTCCACGAGTCATACACAGGGACTTCAAGTCCAGCAACATCTTGTTGGAACATGACTTTACGCCTAAAGTCTCTGATTTTGGTTTGGCTCGAACTGCATTGGATGAGGAAAATAAACACATTTCGACACGTGTAATGGGAACCTTTGG GTATGTCGCTCCAGAGTATGCAATGACCGGTCATCTGCTTGTGAAGAGTGATGTTTACAGTTATGGGGTTGTACTTCTTGAGCTGTTGACAGGTAGAAAACCAGTAGACATGTCTCAACCACCTGGTCAAGAGAATTTGGTTTCTTGGGCCCGCCCAGTGCTTACAAGTAAAGAAGGTTTAGAATCCATCATAGACCCAACTTTGGGCCCTGATTTTCCATTTGATGGTATCTCAAAGGTAGCTGCGATTGCTTCAATGTGCGTTCAACCAGAGGTATCAAACAGACCATTCATGGGTGAAGTTGTTCAGGCACTCAAATTAATATGCAATGAGTGTGATGAAACGAAAGAAATGGGGTCCAGAAGTTGTAGTCAGGAGGATCTGTCTCTAGACATGGATACTGGGATTTCTAACACTTTAGACTCCTTGGGAGTTCCTTTACATGGTCAATCCCCAGTCTCTCATTATGGTCAATCCCCAGTCTCTCATTATGATTGTGAGGTAGATGTTGAAAGGGGAATATCTGTATCAGATTTATTGAGCTCATCGGCAAGATATGCGATGCAAGATTCTGGGCCACTAGGGAGGCACTCAGGTTCAGGGCCTTTAACATTAGGAAAAGCAAGGCAGCTATGGCAAAAGATGAGGCGATTATCTGGGGGTACGGTGAGCGAGCATGGTTTGATGTTCAAGTCATGGCGTGGATCTCGGTGA
- the LOC113775258 gene encoding receptor-like serine/threonine-protein kinase ALE2 isoform X3, which produces MGVVVLQVVFSVLKVTVLAAFLAFQGSSGYSLPPSPSTFPVFSPGGDAIAAPPTPAGLPNGAFVDPPLLLPPLNSASAPQKVKDHIPSLPPSTLVLSPSDSMPIPVIANDTVPPLPPGPEASAPRASPSRISPQSPPTSLPLVPESVPSKPAQSRAPEAPFMATAPASNTHASKRAPQNSLPPGISSSILPVGLSPGKSPGNPLSIPPALPKEPPSTSSEPDTAPASSPVATPPNGTSTQQSPVSTSPAKAPSVHDNMGNSDNAPSPLPSRNAPVVSGSNSPASQPSSFQWHHGKNYKRTPAPSVYMAPPPASAVEAPPDNSSSDPKTDFRFHAPPPLNPVSGSNSPASQPSSFQWHHGKNYKRTPAPSVYMAPPPASAVEDNSSSDPKTDFRFHAPPPLNPGSSTPPSHFPFPTPKSYDSSSPSPHPSSSSQQMPIHSPKMSPTRPMPRMPKMPLQLPFQALPPPPPNGDCTSFTCSEPLTNGAPGSPCVCVLPIQVGLRLSVALYNFFPLVSEFAAEVAAGVFLKPSQVRIMGANAASQDPEKTIVLTDLVPLGETFDNTTAYLTFRRFWLKEVIIQTSLFGDYEVLYVHYPGLPPSPPSASSDIGTIETDPYSSRNNNGAAIKPFGVDVGRQHHRGGLSRSVIAIIVLSTSIVVIFCCAIAWVLVLKHREQLCPPDSTPPATMPSLAKSSGIPASMIGSGPSSAALSYGSSIAAYAGSAKCFSTCDMEKATDNFSETRILGEGGFGRVYSGVLEDGTHVAVKVLKRADQQGGREFLSEIEMLSRLHHRNLVKLIGICTEERTRCLIYELIPNGSVESHLHGNIVFCLYKFQPCFPAIFICFLCLLSGVHQEHAPLDWGARLKIALGAARGLAYLHEDSSPRVIHRDFKSSNILLEHDFTPKVSDFGLARTALDEENKHISTRVMGTFGYVAPEYAMTGHLLVKSDVYSYGVVLLELLTGRKPVDMSQPPGQENLVSWARPVLTSKEGLESIIDPTLGPDFPFDGISKVAAIASMCVQPEVSNRPFMGEVVQALKLICNECDETKEMGSRSCSQEDLSLDMDTGISNTLDSLGVPLHGQSPVSHYGQSPVSHYDCEVDVERGISVSDLLSSSARYAMQDSGPLGRHSGSGPLTLGKARQLWQKMRRLSGGTVSEHGLMFKSWRGSR; this is translated from the exons ATGGGAGTGGTGGTGCTGCAAGTTGTGTTCTCGGTGCTGAAGGTCACTGTCTTGGCTGCTTTCTTGGCGTTTCAAGGATCTTCTG GGTATAGCTTGCCTCCATCTCCATCAACATTTCCTGTATTTTCTCCAGGTGGCGATGCAATAGCTGCTCCACCGACCCCAGCAGGTCTCCCTAATG GGGCATTTGTGGACCCTCCACTCTTATTGCCGCCTCTTAATTCTGCGTCCGCACCCCAAAAGGTGAAAGATCATATACCATCTCTTCCACCAAGTACTCTAGTTTTGTCGCCAAGTGATTCAATGCCGATCCCGGTAATTGCTAATGACACCGTCCCTCCATTGCCACCAGGTCCTGAAGCCTCAG CACCACGAGCATCTCCATCAAGAATATCTCCACAAAGTCCACCAACTAGCCTACCACTTGTACCGGAATCCGTTCCTTCAAAACCTGCTCAAAGTAGGGCTCCCGAAGCTCCTTTTATGGCAACTGCCCCAG CATCCAACACACATGCATCAAAGAGAGCACCACAAAATTCACTGCCCCCTGGGATATCATCATCCATTCTTCCTG TTGGACTGTCCCCAGGCAAGTCACCAGGGAACCCATTATCTATTCCACCAGCATTACCCAAAGAACCTCCTTCCACTTCGTCAG AGCCTGATACAGCTCCTGCATCATCTCCTGTTGCCACACCACCAAATGGAACAAGCACCCAGCAGTCGCCTGTGAGCACTTCACCAGCAAAAG CTCCATCTGTTCATGATAATATGGGGAATTCCGATAATGCTCCATCTCCTCTTCCATCCCGCAATGCTCCTGTAGTTTCAGGGTCCAACTCCCCTGCATCTCAACCTTCTTCATTTCAATGGCATCATGGGAAGAATTATAAGAGAACTCCTGCTCCATCAGTATATATGGCTCCTCCTCCTGCTTCGGCTGTAGAAG CTCCTCCAGATAATTCAAGCTCAGACCCGAAGACTGACTTTAGGTTCCATGCTCCTCCACCCCTAAACCCAG TTTCAGGCTCCAACTCCCCTGCATCTCAACCTTCTTCATTTCAATGGCATCATGGGAAGAATTATAAGAGAACTCCTGCTCCATCAGTATATATGGCTCCTCCTCCTGCTTCGGCTGTAGAAG ATAATTCAAGCTCAGACCCGAAGACTGACTTTAGGTTCCATGCTCCTCCACCCCTAAACCCAG GATCCTCAACACCCCCATCTCATTTTCCCTTTCCTACACCAAAAAGCTATGATTCTTCCTCGCCATCACCACATCCTTCATCTTCATCTCAACAAA TGCCAATTCATTCCCCGAAAATGTCTCCCACAAGACCTATGCCAAGGATGCCAAAGATGCCTCTCCAGCTACCTTTTCAAGCATTACCACCTCCACCTCCTAATGGAG ATTGCACATCATTTACGTGCTCAGAGCCATTGACAAATGGTGCTCCTGGATCTCCATGCGTTTGTGTCCTACCTATACAAGTTGGACTCCGCCTAAGTGTTGCATTGTACAATTTCTTCCCTTTAGTTTCAGAGTTCGCAGCAGAAGTAGCTGCTGGAGTGTTTTTGAAGCCAAGTCAAGTTCGGATTATGGGGGCAAACGCTGCCAGCCAGGATCCAGAAAAGACCATTGTCCTCACTGACTTAGTACCCCTGGGAGAAACATTTGATAATACCACAGCTTATCTGACATTTCGAAGATTCTGGCTCAAAGAAGTTATTATACAAACTTCACTCTTTGGAGACTACGAAGTGCTTTATGTACATTATCCAG GTCTTCCACCCTCTCCACCTTCTGCATCTTCTGATATTGGTACTATAGAAACTGACCCTTATTCTAGTCGCAACAACAATGGAGCGGCCATAAAGCCATTTGGGGTTGATGTGGGCAGACAGCATCACAGAGGTGGGCTAAGTCGAAGTGTGATAGCAATTATAGTTTTGTCTACCTCTATAGTTGTAATTTTCTGCTGCGCTATTGCATGGGTATTGGTTTTAAAACACAGAGAGCAGCTCTGCCCTCCAGACTCTACTCCACCAGCTACTATGCCTTCCCTTGCAAAATCATCAG GGATTCCTGCCTCTATGATTGGAAGTGGGCCAAGTTCTGCTGCGTTATCTTATGGTTCTAGCATTGCAGCATATGCTGGTTCTGCAAAATGTTTTAGTACATGTGATATGGAGAAAGCCACAGATAACTTCAGTGAAACAAGAATACTTGGTGAAGGCGGCTTTGGTCGTGTTTATAGTGGCGTGCTTGAAGATGGGACTCATGTGGCTGTAAAAGTTCTAAAGCGAGCTGACCAGCAGGGAGGTCGTGAGTTCTTGTCGGAAATAGAGATGCTTAGTCGCCTTCATCACCGAAACTTGGTCAAGTTGATTGGTATATGTACAGAGGAGCGAACTCGCTGCTTAATCTATGAACTCATACCAAATGGCAGTGTGGAATCTCATCTGCACGGTAATATTGTCTTCTGTTTATATAAGTTCCAACCTTGTTTCCCGGCTATATTTATATGCTTTCTTTGCTTGCTCTCAGGAGTTCACCAGGAACATGCTCCTCTTGATTGGGGTGCTCGGCTTAAGATAGCTCTTGGTGCTGCTCGTGGTCTGGCCTATCTGCATGAAGATTCGAGTCCACGAGTCATACACAGGGACTTCAAGTCCAGCAACATCTTGTTGGAACATGACTTTACGCCTAAAGTCTCTGATTTTGGTTTGGCTCGAACTGCATTGGATGAGGAAAATAAACACATTTCGACACGTGTAATGGGAACCTTTGG GTATGTCGCTCCAGAGTATGCAATGACCGGTCATCTGCTTGTGAAGAGTGATGTTTACAGTTATGGGGTTGTACTTCTTGAGCTGTTGACAGGTAGAAAACCAGTAGACATGTCTCAACCACCTGGTCAAGAGAATTTGGTTTCTTGGGCCCGCCCAGTGCTTACAAGTAAAGAAGGTTTAGAATCCATCATAGACCCAACTTTGGGCCCTGATTTTCCATTTGATGGTATCTCAAAGGTAGCTGCGATTGCTTCAATGTGCGTTCAACCAGAGGTATCAAACAGACCATTCATGGGTGAAGTTGTTCAGGCACTCAAATTAATATGCAATGAGTGTGATGAAACGAAAGAAATGGGGTCCAGAAGTTGTAGTCAGGAGGATCTGTCTCTAGACATGGATACTGGGATTTCTAACACTTTAGACTCCTTGGGAGTTCCTTTACATGGTCAATCCCCAGTCTCTCATTATGGTCAATCCCCAGTCTCTCATTATGATTGTGAGGTAGATGTTGAAAGGGGAATATCTGTATCAGATTTATTGAGCTCATCGGCAAGATATGCGATGCAAGATTCTGGGCCACTAGGGAGGCACTCAGGTTCAGGGCCTTTAACATTAGGAAAAGCAAGGCAGCTATGGCAAAAGATGAGGCGATTATCTGGGGGTACGGTGAGCGAGCATGGTTTGATGTTCAAGTCATGGCGTGGATCTCGGTGA
- the LOC113775258 gene encoding receptor-like serine/threonine-protein kinase ALE2 isoform X1, giving the protein MGVVVLQVVFSVLKVTVLAAFLAFQGSSGYSLPPSPSTFPVFSPGGDAIAAPPTPAGLPNGAFVDPPLLLPPLNSASAPQKVKDHIPSLPPSTLVLSPSDSMPIPVIANDTVPPLPPGPEASAPRASPSRISPQSPPTSLPLVPESVPSKPAQSRAPEAPFMATAPASNTHASKRAPQNSLPPGISSSILPVGLSPGKSPGNPLSIPPALPKEPPSTSSEPDTAPASSPVATPPNGTSTQQSPVSTSPAKAPSVHDNMGNSDNAPSPLPSRNAPVVSGSNSPASQPSSFQWHHGKNYKRTPAPSVYMAPPPASAVEAPPDNSSSDPKTDFRFHAPPPLNPVSGSNSPASQPSSFQWHHGKNYKRTPAPSVYMAPPPASAVEAPPDNSSSDPKTDFRFHAPPPLNPGSSTPPSHFPFPTPKSYDSSSPSPHPSSSSQQMPIHSPKMSPTRPMPRMPKMPLQLPFQALPPPPPNGDCTSFTCSEPLTNGAPGSPCVCVLPIQVGLRLSVALYNFFPLVSEFAAEVAAGVFLKPSQVRIMGANAASQDPEKTIVLTDLVPLGETFDNTTAYLTFRRFWLKEVIIQTSLFGDYEVLYVHYPGLPPSPPSASSDIGTIETDPYSSRNNNGAAIKPFGVDVGRQHHRGGLSRSVIAIIVLSTSIVVIFCCAIAWVLVLKHREQLCPPDSTPPATMPSLAKSSGIPASMIGSGPSSAALSYGSSIAAYAGSAKCFSTCDMEKATDNFSETRILGEGGFGRVYSGVLEDGTHVAVKVLKRADQQGGREFLSEIEMLSRLHHRNLVKLIGICTEERTRCLIYELIPNGSVESHLHGNIVFCLYKFQPCFPAIFICFLCLLSGVHQEHAPLDWGARLKIALGAARGLAYLHEDSSPRVIHRDFKSSNILLEHDFTPKVSDFGLARTALDEENKHISTRVMGTFGYVAPEYAMTGHLLVKSDVYSYGVVLLELLTGRKPVDMSQPPGQENLVSWARPVLTSKEGLESIIDPTLGPDFPFDGISKVAAIASMCVQPEVSNRPFMGEVVQALKLICNECDETKEMGSRSCSQEDLSLDMDTGISNTLDSLGVPLHGQSPVSHYGQSPVSHYDCEVDVERGISVSDLLSSSARYAMQDSGPLGRHSGSGPLTLGKARQLWQKMRRLSGGTVSEHGLMFKSWRGSR; this is encoded by the exons ATGGGAGTGGTGGTGCTGCAAGTTGTGTTCTCGGTGCTGAAGGTCACTGTCTTGGCTGCTTTCTTGGCGTTTCAAGGATCTTCTG GGTATAGCTTGCCTCCATCTCCATCAACATTTCCTGTATTTTCTCCAGGTGGCGATGCAATAGCTGCTCCACCGACCCCAGCAGGTCTCCCTAATG GGGCATTTGTGGACCCTCCACTCTTATTGCCGCCTCTTAATTCTGCGTCCGCACCCCAAAAGGTGAAAGATCATATACCATCTCTTCCACCAAGTACTCTAGTTTTGTCGCCAAGTGATTCAATGCCGATCCCGGTAATTGCTAATGACACCGTCCCTCCATTGCCACCAGGTCCTGAAGCCTCAG CACCACGAGCATCTCCATCAAGAATATCTCCACAAAGTCCACCAACTAGCCTACCACTTGTACCGGAATCCGTTCCTTCAAAACCTGCTCAAAGTAGGGCTCCCGAAGCTCCTTTTATGGCAACTGCCCCAG CATCCAACACACATGCATCAAAGAGAGCACCACAAAATTCACTGCCCCCTGGGATATCATCATCCATTCTTCCTG TTGGACTGTCCCCAGGCAAGTCACCAGGGAACCCATTATCTATTCCACCAGCATTACCCAAAGAACCTCCTTCCACTTCGTCAG AGCCTGATACAGCTCCTGCATCATCTCCTGTTGCCACACCACCAAATGGAACAAGCACCCAGCAGTCGCCTGTGAGCACTTCACCAGCAAAAG CTCCATCTGTTCATGATAATATGGGGAATTCCGATAATGCTCCATCTCCTCTTCCATCCCGCAATGCTCCTGTAGTTTCAGGGTCCAACTCCCCTGCATCTCAACCTTCTTCATTTCAATGGCATCATGGGAAGAATTATAAGAGAACTCCTGCTCCATCAGTATATATGGCTCCTCCTCCTGCTTCGGCTGTAGAAG CTCCTCCAGATAATTCAAGCTCAGACCCGAAGACTGACTTTAGGTTCCATGCTCCTCCACCCCTAAACCCAG TTTCAGGCTCCAACTCCCCTGCATCTCAACCTTCTTCATTTCAATGGCATCATGGGAAGAATTATAAGAGAACTCCTGCTCCATCAGTATATATGGCTCCTCCTCCTGCTTCGGCTGTAGAAG CTCCTCCAGATAATTCAAGCTCAGACCCGAAGACTGACTTTAGGTTCCATGCTCCTCCACCCCTAAACCCAG GATCCTCAACACCCCCATCTCATTTTCCCTTTCCTACACCAAAAAGCTATGATTCTTCCTCGCCATCACCACATCCTTCATCTTCATCTCAACAAA TGCCAATTCATTCCCCGAAAATGTCTCCCACAAGACCTATGCCAAGGATGCCAAAGATGCCTCTCCAGCTACCTTTTCAAGCATTACCACCTCCACCTCCTAATGGAG ATTGCACATCATTTACGTGCTCAGAGCCATTGACAAATGGTGCTCCTGGATCTCCATGCGTTTGTGTCCTACCTATACAAGTTGGACTCCGCCTAAGTGTTGCATTGTACAATTTCTTCCCTTTAGTTTCAGAGTTCGCAGCAGAAGTAGCTGCTGGAGTGTTTTTGAAGCCAAGTCAAGTTCGGATTATGGGGGCAAACGCTGCCAGCCAGGATCCAGAAAAGACCATTGTCCTCACTGACTTAGTACCCCTGGGAGAAACATTTGATAATACCACAGCTTATCTGACATTTCGAAGATTCTGGCTCAAAGAAGTTATTATACAAACTTCACTCTTTGGAGACTACGAAGTGCTTTATGTACATTATCCAG GTCTTCCACCCTCTCCACCTTCTGCATCTTCTGATATTGGTACTATAGAAACTGACCCTTATTCTAGTCGCAACAACAATGGAGCGGCCATAAAGCCATTTGGGGTTGATGTGGGCAGACAGCATCACAGAGGTGGGCTAAGTCGAAGTGTGATAGCAATTATAGTTTTGTCTACCTCTATAGTTGTAATTTTCTGCTGCGCTATTGCATGGGTATTGGTTTTAAAACACAGAGAGCAGCTCTGCCCTCCAGACTCTACTCCACCAGCTACTATGCCTTCCCTTGCAAAATCATCAG GGATTCCTGCCTCTATGATTGGAAGTGGGCCAAGTTCTGCTGCGTTATCTTATGGTTCTAGCATTGCAGCATATGCTGGTTCTGCAAAATGTTTTAGTACATGTGATATGGAGAAAGCCACAGATAACTTCAGTGAAACAAGAATACTTGGTGAAGGCGGCTTTGGTCGTGTTTATAGTGGCGTGCTTGAAGATGGGACTCATGTGGCTGTAAAAGTTCTAAAGCGAGCTGACCAGCAGGGAGGTCGTGAGTTCTTGTCGGAAATAGAGATGCTTAGTCGCCTTCATCACCGAAACTTGGTCAAGTTGATTGGTATATGTACAGAGGAGCGAACTCGCTGCTTAATCTATGAACTCATACCAAATGGCAGTGTGGAATCTCATCTGCACGGTAATATTGTCTTCTGTTTATATAAGTTCCAACCTTGTTTCCCGGCTATATTTATATGCTTTCTTTGCTTGCTCTCAGGAGTTCACCAGGAACATGCTCCTCTTGATTGGGGTGCTCGGCTTAAGATAGCTCTTGGTGCTGCTCGTGGTCTGGCCTATCTGCATGAAGATTCGAGTCCACGAGTCATACACAGGGACTTCAAGTCCAGCAACATCTTGTTGGAACATGACTTTACGCCTAAAGTCTCTGATTTTGGTTTGGCTCGAACTGCATTGGATGAGGAAAATAAACACATTTCGACACGTGTAATGGGAACCTTTGG GTATGTCGCTCCAGAGTATGCAATGACCGGTCATCTGCTTGTGAAGAGTGATGTTTACAGTTATGGGGTTGTACTTCTTGAGCTGTTGACAGGTAGAAAACCAGTAGACATGTCTCAACCACCTGGTCAAGAGAATTTGGTTTCTTGGGCCCGCCCAGTGCTTACAAGTAAAGAAGGTTTAGAATCCATCATAGACCCAACTTTGGGCCCTGATTTTCCATTTGATGGTATCTCAAAGGTAGCTGCGATTGCTTCAATGTGCGTTCAACCAGAGGTATCAAACAGACCATTCATGGGTGAAGTTGTTCAGGCACTCAAATTAATATGCAATGAGTGTGATGAAACGAAAGAAATGGGGTCCAGAAGTTGTAGTCAGGAGGATCTGTCTCTAGACATGGATACTGGGATTTCTAACACTTTAGACTCCTTGGGAGTTCCTTTACATGGTCAATCCCCAGTCTCTCATTATGGTCAATCCCCAGTCTCTCATTATGATTGTGAGGTAGATGTTGAAAGGGGAATATCTGTATCAGATTTATTGAGCTCATCGGCAAGATATGCGATGCAAGATTCTGGGCCACTAGGGAGGCACTCAGGTTCAGGGCCTTTAACATTAGGAAAAGCAAGGCAGCTATGGCAAAAGATGAGGCGATTATCTGGGGGTACGGTGAGCGAGCATGGTTTGATGTTCAAGTCATGGCGTGGATCTCGGTGA